In the Anastrepha obliqua isolate idAnaObli1 chromosome 1, idAnaObli1_1.0, whole genome shotgun sequence genome, one interval contains:
- the LOC129253491 gene encoding uncharacterized protein LOC129253491 → MYTVLHRFRLISVAKQSQYITHRNAGYIVLVPEIGEDTHSSDEILKPDGLPAFNDITIENCLGAIGQQAGLMEKTVKNIENEIVAQNGPVCTLQNIFTELDKVAGPLDTTWGIAKALYLGNSTLIPTKSYLNIHERARIARASKYNSKILYDELAQQMENAKSDEAPLLHRFVLEGKLNGLTQSADKREDLKTVLVQLGKERASFKNKVNMAVHTFRHAIKDYNLVRDFPASLLEAMATDSTSPTQGPWKITLQPQIVEGFLKYCPDRVQRWNVWQANVRKASGQQERSLENSTHLEGIRSLRKRQANILGFPNYATMSMQTKMVKSVDNLKQIFASLLKFAGPAQSSEIEQLQNFATNSGFQHNLDLYDVAYWQRKQLHAIHQLHEEKLREYFPLPNVFAGLIKLSENLFNIRIVERLNVEVWQPGVKYYDVFDNDAGVAPVGGFYIDCYSKENKFGKNNGWMVSIRNRNPAAQLTPLCALIFNFTEPTQGAPYLLNFDDLNMVFKTFGSALQHLLTKAPYTDLAGLSNIEWDASQVAGNVMSNFLDNTVILKKLSKHYASNEVLSEDTLQKVHLLKTSLAGHNLCKELYLADLDIELHQSEAFWLDVVKKLWPVYHCMPLDKKDAHPCSMTEIFSGDWAAAQFSYLYSKVLAADISAEFEGKTGDELTTTGKRFKETFLALGGSVPTAEVFRRFRGRDPSVEALLKSLNILIKTQTTGEL, encoded by the exons ATGTACACAGTTTTACATAGATTTCGGCTAATAAGCGTAGCAAAGCAAAGTCAATATATCACTCATCGAAATGCCGGTTACATAGTCTT AGTACCTGAAATCGGAGAGGATACGCACTCATCTGATGAAATATTGAAGCCAGATGGACTACCAGCATTTAATGATATTACAATTGAAAACTGTCTGGGCGCTATTGGGCAACAGGCAGGCTTGATGGAGAAAACTGTGAagaatattgaaaatgaaatcgtAGCTCAGAACGGTCCTGTATGTACTCTACAAAACATTTTCACAGAATTGGATAAAGTGGCTGGACCTCTTGATACGACGTGGGGCATTGCTAAAGCTCTCTATCTGGGCAATAGTACCCTCATACCCACTAAGTCGTATTTGAATATCCACGAGCGCGCACGAATTGCACGAGCTTCCAAATATAAcagcaaaatattatatgatgaACTTGCGCAACAAATGGAAAATGCTAAAAGTGACGAGGCTCCGTTGTTGCATCGCTTTGTATTGGAGGGCAAATTGAATGGCCTAACACAGTCGGCAGATAAACGCGAGGACCTCAAAACCGTTCTCGTGCAATTGGGCAAAGAACGTGccagtttcaaaaataaagtaaacatgGCTGTGCACACGTTTAGACATGCCATTAAAGATTATAATCTAGTTCGCGATTTTCCTGCCAGTCTTTTGGAGGCAATGGCTACTGATTCAACTTCACCAACTCAGGGGCCATGGAAAATAACATTGCAGCCACAAATTGTTGAAGGATTCCTAAAATACTGCCCAGACCGAGTACAGCGCTGGAATGTGTGGCAAGCAAATGTTCGTAAAGCGTCTGGACAACAGGAGCGCAGTCTAGAGAACAGTACACATTTGGAGGGTATCAGATCTCTGCGGAAACGTCAAGCTAATATATTGG gttTCCCTAACTATGCGACAATGTCAATGCAAACCAAAATGGTTAAAAGTGTCGACAATCTAAAACAGATCTTTGCGAGTCTTTTGAAGTTTGCAGGACCTGCACAGTCAAGTGAAATTGAACAGTTGCAAAATTTTGCAACCAATAGTGGATTTCAACACAACTTGGATTTGTACGATGTCGCTTATTGGCAACGAAAACAATTACATGCCATACATCAGTTGCACGAAGAAAAGCTGCGCGAGTATTTTCCTTTGCCAAACGTATTTGCAGGTCTCATAAAACTGAGCGAAAATCTGTTTAATATCCGTATAGTAGAACGGTTAAATGTAGAGGTTTGGCAACCGGGTGTAAAGTATTATGACGTATTCGATAATGATGCCGGTGTAGCACCAGTTGGTGGCTTTTATATTGATTGCTACTCTAAGGAGAATAAGTTTGGCAAAAACAATGGGTGGATGGTGAGCATACGAAATCGCAATCCAGCTGCCCAGCTAACACCCTTATGCgctctaatttttaattttacggaACCGACCCAAGGTGCACCATATCTACTGAATTTTGATGATTTAAACATGGTCTTCAAAACCTTTGGCTCAGCTTTACAACATTTACTTACTAAAGCTCCGTACACTGACTTGGCGGGCCTTTCTAATATCGAATGGGATGCTTCACAAGTGGCGGGCAATGTGATGAGCAATTTTCTTGATAACACAGTGATACTAAAGAAACTTTCCAAGCACTACGCAAGCAATGAGGTCTTATCTGAAGATACATTGCAAAAAGTACATCTGTTAAAAACGAGTTTGGCAGGGCATAATTTGTGTAAAGAGCTTTACTTGGCAGATTTAGACATTGAATTGCATCAATCCGAAGCATTTTGGCTTGATGTGGTTAAAAAGTTGTGGCCCGTGTATCATTGTATGCCGCTGGATAAAAAGGATGCACACCCTTGTTCGATGACGGAAATTTTCTCCGGCGACTGGGCTGCAGCGCAATTTAGTTATCTCTATTCGAAAGTGTTGGCCGCTGATATTAGTGCCGAATTTGAAGGGAAAACCGGAGATGAATTGACAACGACGGGAAAACGCTTTAAGGAAACTTTCCTAGCTTTGGGTGGTTCCGTACCAACGGCTGAGGTATTTCGCCGTTTTCGAGGACGAGATCCTTCAGTGGAGGCGCTACTTAAGTCTTTAAACATACTAATTAAAACACAGACAACTGGCGAATTGTAG
- the LOC129253492 gene encoding 3-oxoacyl-[acyl-carrier-protein] synthase, mitochondrial, translating into MAITAFAARSIFNITFGSKLRYFSTANSELSRRRVVITGIGAVSPLANNVSEAWLRLLAGESAISKLNDQYKGLPCQVAAQVARDQLPIEKHFTKSDLKIMSAATQLSIIAAEEALSNAKLQPSELTTEERERFGVCVGMGMFDLTEVYGAWQQLQRGYNRVSPFFVPRLLPNMACGHISMRYGLRGPNHSVSTACATGAHAIGDALRFIRNGDADAMLAGSGESCIDPLSIAGFCRLRALSTIHNDTPLTSSRPFDKQRDGFVMGEGAAVLVLEELEHARKRGAPILAELLGYGLSGDAYHITSPSEDGTGATLAMQRAIADARVLPTDITYVNAHATSTPTGDRIEAHAIERVFGEHASRVRVSSTKGAHGHLLGASGNLEAVFVVQACAENQLPPSINIEHLDENINVSIVQNKSEPWCNDAKAPRIALKNSFGFGGTNASLCIANYCE; encoded by the coding sequence ATGGCTATAACAGCTTTTGCTGCCAGGAGTATATTCAACATAACGTTTGGTAGCAAACTTCGTTATTTCTCTACAGCCAACAGTGAATTATCTAGGCGAAGAGTTGTCATAACTGGCATCGGCGCAGTTTCCCCTTTAGCGAATAATGTATCGGAAGCTTGGTTACGTCTCTTAGCTGGGGAGTCAGCTATTTCAAAGTTAAATGATCAATATAAAGGACTGCCATGCCAAGTAGCAGCGCAAGTTGCCCGGGATCAACTACCAATCGAAAAGCATTTTACCAAAAGTGATTTGAAGATCATGAGCGCAGCCACACAGCTGTCCATTATAGCAGCGGAGGAAGCACTCTCAAATGCCAAATTACAGCCAAGTGAGTTAACAACTGAAGAACGGGAACGATTTGGTGTATGCGTTGGTATGGGTATGTTTGACTTAACGGAAGTGTATGGCGCTTGGCAACAACTACAGCGAGGATACAATCGTGTAAGTCCATTTTTTGTTCCTCGTTTGCTACCCAATATGGCATGTGGCCATATAAGTATGCGATATGGGTTACGCGGTCCTAATCACTCAGTATCAACAGCATGCGCTACAGGTGCACATGCCATTGGTGATGCCTTACGTTTCATACGTAATGGGGACGCAGACGCAATGCTGGCTGGCAGTGGCGAATCATGCATTGATCCACTCTCAATTGCTGGGTTTTGCCGACTGCGTGCACTTAGCACAATACATAACGATACACCATTGACTTCATCACGTCCTTTCGATAAACAGCGTGACGGTTTTGTCATGGGCGAAGGTGCGGCAGTACTGGTACTCGAAGAGCTGGAGCATGCACGTAAACGTGGCGCACCCATATTGGCAGAACTTCTAGGTTACGGATTATCGGGTGATGCCTATCATATAACTTCACCCAGTGAGGATGGCACTGGTGCCACGTTAGCAATGCAACGTGCAATAGCTGATGCAAGAGTGCTACCAACAGACATTACCTATGTAAATGCTCATGCGACATCAACACCAACAGGTGATCGCATTGAAGCGCATGCTATAGAACGCGTCTTCGGCGAACATGCATCACGTGTACGTGTATCCTCGACGAAAGGTGCTCATGGGCATTTGTTGGGTGCGTCGGGTAACTTGGAAGCAGTTTTTGTGGTGCAAGCCTGTGCGGAAAACCAACTTCCTCCATCTATTAATATTGAGCACTTAGATGAGAACATTAATGTATCCATAGTACAAAATAAATCAGAACCATGGTGCAATGATGCAAAGGCGCCAAGAATTGCGTTAAAGAATTCCTTCGGGTTTGGTGGCACAAACGCTTCACTTTGCATTGCCAATTATTGTGAATAA